GTTGTGCGCATCAAAATCATGACAAACCCAAACCCCACCAATAATTGTCTTTAATTTTTGGGACCATTTTACTCTCACTACATACTCATAgtaatgtatgtatgtatggtGTAACCGTTTAAAATCTCGACCCATTttataatagtatgatattgttcactttgagtataagatctcatggctttactttgagctccccaaaaggccttgtaccaatggagagagtattatttgattatgaaGCATGATCATTGagtaaattagccgacgtgggaaTTTCATCGTTAAAATTACTCtcatgataaataaataaataaataaataaataaataaaaaagattgtGGCACACGAATGCAAAAGGCAatggaaaaagagagagagaaataggtATGGGGGAGATGTGTCGTGAAGAGGGGGCCAAGTTCACTGTTTCAAATATACACACTccaatcatttcattttattttttattttttattttattttatatataaataataataataataataataataataataataaagggaTGTGATGTAGATGATGTATTCCTTATGGGTCCCGTTTTGTTCGATGTAGATGTATGAACTGATAGTTTTGTATCGTTGAAtgtataaaaaagaaattattagaGTGATTATAAGATCGGAAGTGTCGggttcttcaaatttatgatatgGATGTGTaatagccgatattgttctttttcgggctttccctcaaggctttaaaacgcgtctgcaacgagaaggtttccacacccttataaatgatggtttgttctcctccccaaccaatgtgggacatcacaattcaaaCCCCTTTCGGGGGTCtagtgtcctcgttgacactctttccttcctccaatcgatgtgggaccgcccccaaatcctccccctttggggccagcgtcattactagcacactgcctcgtgtctaccccccttcggggaatagtgagaaggctagcacatcgtctggtgtctggctctgataccatttgtaacggcccagatccactggtagtagatattgttctatttggcatgaggccttttgggggaagctcaaagcaaacggtatgatattgtcaagtttgaaaacaaaccaccatttataagggtgtggaaaccttcccccagctgacgcgttttaaagccttgaggggaagcccgaaagggaaagtccaaagaggacaatatctgctagcggtggatgtTGGTCGTTACAAAATGAGTATTTGAACTCGTTGAATCGAGGGTGTAATGTCGTTGACCTATGTGTTTACTGGACTCTAAATGAAAGATTCCTGCAATTACGTGTTCACTCGATCTTTGAATACAGTCGAAGTGTCATTGCTCTTATACGAAGAACTTAGTTCTTCAATCATACATGTACCAAGTTCTGCTTTTCTCTTGTATACGATACCATCGCACCCTTGTTATCATTATGTACTTTGCTAAATGATCCTTGTTTAGCGGTTCGGTTGATTGGCAGCTCTATAGATTGAGAAACAATCCCGTAAACAATTAGGTTGACATGTGGGTATGCATTAGATTAAGAAACAATCTAATGAACTTATTTGGGTCGAACTGAgcttaaataaatgaaaattttatagattgaGCTAGTTCACGAGTTTCACTGAAATTAGATTGAGTTGAACTGAACAAAcccaaaattattaaagattctacaatatgtttatttttttattgagttAGTTTGAATACGTTCATGACCATATAGTAACAGTCCGATCAATAATAAAACTTGGGTTCCTATAGAAGTTCTAACTCTTTCTCCTCAATTCAACTCGAGaactattttcattattatcatGGAGAGCAAGGAACCgaacttaataaaaattctcCGAGCATCACTTATATTATCGTGggagaaatataaataatggaTAAAATCTGAGTCAATATTAAAAAACGAACACCTAAGCAATTAGTTTGATGTGCACGTATCTCACTCTCTTTAAGGAGATTCAAAACCTCTACGGTGCATATTTCTTTATATCAACCACTACTGCAACCGATATTCTCTGGTTTGTCCCCCTAAGTGCAACAACCCAACTGAACGGTTGTGTGGCTCAAACCACTCTTCTCAATAAAGAACACTATCGTTTAGCCAAATTGCTCTTAAAAGTAGGGGTGTCCACGGAAATTTGACCAACTCAGACCATCCAGCCTAAATTATAAAGGTTAGAGCGagtcagattttttttttgtttggattaggttgaacttttagaaaacaaaaattttgagtCGGTTCCCAGTTTGACAATTTTTAGTTTGGTCAACCCGATCAACCCGACCAACCCAAAATAGTGTTACAATCCAAACCTACCCTACCTTgcttttaagattatattataaaaattaagaatatttaacatCCGTAACATATGTTAGTAATGCGCTGtgatttatgaatatttgatatttgaatttgacgAGATTctaattattaaagaaatataaaataaaaaaagttatttaatctaagggtatttttgagatttttgttaaattcggtattattggaatttttaaaataaaataaaaattcaatgttatttttatttaatttaggaaaaaagaaaattaaataaataaataaataaataaatatatatatatatatatatatatatactgatgTGAGTCCACACGAAACCCGTCCTTCCAGTTCGCAGTTGTTAATTACAggtaagaaaatagaaaaacaaaagtaaatttccaaaaaaggaaaaactccaaaataatattcttattcctttttatttattttatttaattaattcaattttctcccttaaattaaaataaagtaaaaccCTAGACTACCCCTACTTCCCAGGCTAGCTATTTATATCACCCACGAGcctctccctccctccctgCCCGAGACCATCAAATCCTCTGCTACATTTCTGCACTTCCCGTCTCTCCATGATTCtccttctcttctccttcatcTAATGGAATCTCCCAACCCTAATCCACAACCTCCCGTCTCCGGCGCTTCCATCCGCTCCCTCGTCAAGCATTTGAAAACCAAAGAATCCATCAATCCTTCTAAAATGGCCGAACAAATCCCCAAACCTCACAAAAAGCAAGTTCGACGACGGCTTCATACCAGTCGGCCGTATCAAGAGCGGTTGTTGAACATGGCGGAGGCTAGAAGAGAGATTGTTACTGCACTTAAGTATCACCGGGCGGCTATGAAGAAGGCCGAGCAGGAACTTCAGCCACAGACGCCGCTCGATCCTTCCCCTGCTAGATCTCATGAAGCGAAGATCAGGCCGAGGAAAATCCTCAAATCCTCGAGTATTGACAGAAATAGAGTTTATGATTCGCAAACTAATTTCAATACtaatagtaataattattataatttgaagaatttgagTAATTATGATCCGTCGATGAATTGTTCGTTCCCGATTTGGTCTCTGAATTCGCAATCCATGGAAGGGGATAATATGATGAGCATTGTATTACCAGAACAAACTCTAGGGCTGAATCTCAACTTGCAGGATTTCAACAATTTGGAGATGAATCTGTTCTCAAACGGAAATAGCGTTTCGGTTTCGGGATCAGGTTCTGGTTCGGGTTCGTCGTCTTCGTCTTCTCCCAGTCTTTCAATTGAGACGGACCAGGAAGCACCGAATTGGACATCGGAGTCGAATACGAGTGGCGGTGGTAGCGGCGGAGGGCTGCACGTGGCGGTAGGGGAGGAGGAGATGGCGGAGATCAGATCGATAGGAGATAAGCACGAGATGGAATGGAGTGATAAAATGAATTTGGTGAAATCAGCGTGGTGGTTGAGATTCATGAAGATcggaaaaaaagaagaagaaggaatcgGATTCGGATTTGGAGATGAGTTCGATCAGATTCTCGAGTTTCCAGATTGGATGAACAATGGAAACGAGACTTGTTTTCAAGAACAATTGTTGAATGATTATTGCTCAAATGATCACGACGATCATCCTTCCTCTGCTTTACCTTGGTAAGAATCATTACAACaacactctattttttatttgaaaattatttgtttatttcataAGTTCTTCTCTGTTCATCATatccatcatcatcttctctgTTTTCCACTGTTACATTCATTTTGAAGAtttggattatttattttttcatcaaattgtTTGAAACTGTTTGAATACATTATCTTTTAATAgtcttattaaaattatttattttttcacaataaaatattattgttgagttttttttttctttttttttttcctatgcCCGCAATTATCCATCCAAAtttagtaataatttaatgagtttagcgtttaattttgatttttttccctATAATTTCgcatttaaattatattataagtatgattttttgaaataattataaaaaataatttaatatttaatatttataatagaTTTTACGCAAGTCCATTCAACCTTGTTGTGTGGAAATAGGCTCTCTGTCCCAAACTTCAGAGTCAAAGTTGTGAAGTTTGACCCATGTGGGGAAACTGGGTCAAATGggctttcttcttcaacagGCCGCACAGTTGGGCTTAGTCAGGCccatcaatttttaatttttaattttttatatttggaagtaaatattaatttttgctgattaaatttatgtttgttgTTGGATGCAGCATGGATATTGGAGAGTTTGAAGGCATGGATGGAGAATGGTTagcttgaaaaaaaaaaaagatttgattATCTTTTACTTATCAAATcattattagaattttttttttttttttttttaatttttatataaacatatatatatatatatatatatatttcaattttggtaGTTTTAGAGTTGAAACTTatagtaataaatagaaaacagtgaattttaaattaaataaggaAGAATANTCTAAAATTCACaagataaattttcatttcaaatctttcttctttcttctttccttccttatttacctattaatttttttgttccgattcttctcttttactctctattttgtatttatttttctatatgttattaattaatttatttgtattgaNATTGAAAATGTATACAAGATCAAATACTAAagttctctaaaaaaaaaaatgaaaaaaaaaaaccatcatCAAACCTGTACTTAATTTGAACGAaactttgatttttgttttttttaagaattattttttgaattatgttaTAATAACCTTAAAAATGAGAGGCTAACACGAAACATAATGAAGTTTGGAGTTTAGGGTTCGTGGGTCTTTGagtatatttaatataagaaTGAGGAAATGATTGAGGATGATTGATTTCGGTAaacctttcatttttaaaacaccAAAACCATGTCTATTCTTCTCGGGCCTTAAATTTCTTGGATGTACCTGGGAGGTATTGTGTCAGCTCCCAACCACCCTTGAACTTTGTGGTCTAAGTTACCACATGACATTGTCGGACGACATAAGTATGGCAATGGCAATATTGCTTATTGCCCTTAATTCAGAGGTTGGTATATATGGGTCACTCTCCAGTACGGTAGGTAGAAATGACTTGGCATGAGCGCTAGAGGGTTCATACCTCGATATAATGATTGAATGGATGGACGTCCAAGATGTTTGACTATAAAAGTGACTCATGGGTTGGATCTCGATAAACATGCCGAAAGCCAATGATATCTCGAGACTTGGGATGATATCAAGAAGTGTGGGTAATGTTGTTGAGAATCAAAACAATGAAACGAGATGTGGCATCACATTTGAAAGACCTTGGCCTAGATTAAAGGCAAGTAAGCTCGAATGTGAACATATACATGCATGTATCCATTAATAACAATAGCACGACATGGCTCCATAGATCTCTAAAGACCAATTCTAAAGGATAGTTTGAAATAGATGACGATCAAAGGATAGTTTGAAATAGATGACGATCAAAGGATAGTTTGAACATTTTCCAAGCAAGAAATGTGCACAAACGTATGGAGTCGTAATCaagagagtttttttttccggGAGGATGACCAAGACGTTTATACCACAGAAGGTGAGCCACCTTGGCTCTTGATGGGCAAAGAATGGAAACTCCCGTCCTATAGCATTGCgtgattcataaattttggtaACTAGTAGATCtttaatgtattaaaaaaagtacacattaattaatttacggaatataaat
The nucleotide sequence above comes from Cucurbita pepo subsp. pepo cultivar mu-cu-16 chromosome LG11, ASM280686v2, whole genome shotgun sequence. Encoded proteins:
- the LOC111805835 gene encoding uncharacterized protein LOC111805835 isoform X1 — encoded protein: MESPNPNPQPPVSGASIRSLVKHLKTKESINPSKMAEQIPKPHKKQVRRRLHTSRPYQERLLNMAEARREIVTALKYHRAAMKKAEQELQPQTPLDPSPARSHEAKIRPRKILKSSSIDRNRVYDSQTNFNTNSNNYYNLKNLSNYDPSMNCSFPIWSLNSQSMEGDNMMSIVLPEQTLGLNLNLQDFNNLEMNLFSNGNSVSVSGSGSGSGSSSSSSPSLSIETDQEAPNWTSESNTSGGGSGGGLHVAVGEEEMAEIRSIGDKHEMEWSDKMNLVKSAWWLRFMKIGKKEEEGIGFGFGDEFDQILEFPDWMNNGNETCFQEQLLNDYCSNDHDDHPSSALPCMDIGEFEGMDGEWLA
- the LOC111805835 gene encoding uncharacterized protein LOC111805835 isoform X2; the encoded protein is MESPNPNPQPPVSGASIRSLVKHLKTKESINPSKMAEQIPKPHKKQVRRRLHTSRPYQERLLNMAEARREIVTALKYHRAAMKKAEQELQPQTPLDPSPARSHEAKIRPRKILKSSSIDRNRVYDSQTNFNTNSNNYYNLKNLSNYDPSMNCSFPIWSLNSQSMEGDNMMSIVLPEQTLGLNLNLQDFNNLEMNLFSNGNSVSVSGSGSGSGSSSSSSPSLSIETDQEAPNWTSESNTSGGGSGGGLHVAVGEEEMAEIRSIGDKHEMEWSDKMNLVKSAWWLRFMKIGKKEEEGIGFGFGDEFDQILEFPDWMNNGNETCFQEQLLNDYCSNDHDDHPSSALP